The window GGGCAAAATCGCACAGATACGCCACATTACGCTGCCGGGAATCCTACCAACGATCTCGATTGTTCTGATTTTAAGCATTCCGAGTCTAATCAGTGTGGGAATGGATCAGATCTATCCGATGATGAATTCGGCGAATCAGGAGGTTGCGGATGTTCTCGATACCTACGTACTTCGCAATGGGCTCCAGCAAGGCTATTTCGGCATGGCTACCGCTGTCGGTTTGGTGCTCTCGGTTATTAGTCTCCTTCTCGTAGTGATGACGAACTCGATCTCCAAGAAAATCAACGAAGAGGGGCTGTGGTGACGGATGAAAGCGACTGCGCTTGAACGGGCGGGACAGGGGCTTATCATTTTCCTGCTGGCACTGTTGTGCCTTTCAATTCTTTACCCATTTCTCTATATGCTGGCGATCTCGCTCAATTCCGGCTCGGATGCCGCACGAGGCGGCGTATACCTCTGGCCTCGTTCGTTTACTTGGATCAATTATGAAATCGTTCTGGGTAACGAGGTGATCCGAAGTGCCTATCTGGTCACGATCGCAAGAACGGTTATCGGCACGATTGGCGGGCTTGCCGTCACGCTTGCGGCAGCATACGGGTTATCGTATAAGCAGCTTCCGTTTCGAAGCGGCATTCTGGCCTATATCCTCATCACCATGCTTTTCAATGGCGGATTGGTCCCTTTCTACATCCAGCTGTTTAAGCTCGGACTGACCAATACCTTTTGGGTTTATATCATCCCTGCTCTATTCTCAGCGTGGAATATGTTCGTCATGCAGAAATTCATACAGGGCATTCCCGAAGCGATGATCGAATCCGCCGAACTGGACGGTGCCGGTCCGCTCAGGATACTGATTCAGATTATCATACCGCTTTCGAAACCCATGCTTGCGGCGCTTGGACTCTTTACGGCCGTGGGTCATTGGAACGATTGGTTCTCTGGAGCCTTTTTTGTCAGCGACCAGAATTTGATCCCTGTTCAGACGTTCCTGCAACAGCTGCTGTCAGCCCAAGACCTGTCAGCCATTCTGAGCTCCAATCAAAATCAGGAGGCACTCGCTCGTGGCTCCATGTTGAATGATATCACGTTGATGTCGGTTAAAATGGCCACCGTTATGATCAGCGCGCTACCGATTCTTACCGTCTATCCTTTCCTCCAGAAATATTTTGTCAAAGGCGTAATGATCGGTTCGGTCAAGGGTTAACACTAGGGTATTAGGCTTCTACCATATACCAAACAGTTTTAGGATTAAAAGGGAGGCAGAACATGAAGTTCAAAACAGTTGGTATCAAAAGCACAATTGCACTCACCTCGGCAGCTCTGTTGGTCCTGGCGGCCGGTTGCTCAAACAACAGCAACGGCAATGCAGCTGCCGGACAGAACAGCGCTGGAACGGGGACGAGTTCGGCAAGCCCGAAAAACTCGACGGATGTGGCGAGTTCCAGCCGCTTAAAGCTTTGGTTGGGCAAGTCGG is drawn from Paenibacillus sp. V4I7 and contains these coding sequences:
- a CDS encoding carbohydrate ABC transporter permease, which translates into the protein MKATALERAGQGLIIFLLALLCLSILYPFLYMLAISLNSGSDAARGGVYLWPRSFTWINYEIVLGNEVIRSAYLVTIARTVIGTIGGLAVTLAAAYGLSYKQLPFRSGILAYILITMLFNGGLVPFYIQLFKLGLTNTFWVYIIPALFSAWNMFVMQKFIQGIPEAMIESAELDGAGPLRILIQIIIPLSKPMLAALGLFTAVGHWNDWFSGAFFVSDQNLIPVQTFLQQLLSAQDLSAILSSNQNQEALARGSMLNDITLMSVKMATVMISALPILTVYPFLQKYFVKGVMIGSVKG